TTCCGGCTTGTCGTCCTGCTCAGCCGGGACGCTCTCCTTGGGGGCCGGCTCCTGGTAAGGGTCCAGCTTCGCCACCGGCGCCACGTCGGCGATGATCGCCTCGAACTGCTCGTCCACGGTCAGCATCTTCGGCACTCGAACTCCTTTACGTACAGCACTCGCGTAGAGCCGCAATGTAGCCCTACGTCGTCTACGAAGCATCATGGGGGACTCACCGCCTTCCGGCGGAACGGCCATCCGCGGCGCTTCCGCCATGGGTACACCACGGATGGCATGTGTCCGACAGACGCCGAACCCTCTTGGGAGCTGCGAGCCGTCCTCACGCAGCTACCGGCCCGGCGAACGTGCTTCACACTAGAGAGATCTTCTTGTGCTGCGCTTTCAACCGGCTTTCAATGGAAGCGAAAAACCCAAGGTCACACCACCGCTACCCATTGTTCACCCAATCGCGCCCTGGGAGCTTTCCCATGAGCCGATGAACACTTCGAGTCACCGAGTGAACACGATTCGCCGCATTTTCGCCCCGCGGTCGAGTTCCCCGAAAACGGAAGTGGCGGTTTTACGCGAAACCTTGAAACCGGGGAAACCGCGCGGACCGATCACCACACCTACCCCGCTGACAACGGGTTGAACATCTCCGTCTTCCCCACCCCGCAGAAGACACTGCCAGAAACCTCTCGGGGCACCCGGAACCGGGCACCGAAACACCCCGCGAACTGCGCTTTCGCTGGCCTCTTCCGGCCACCTTCGGGGATACGGGGTGATATCAGGGTGATTGATCCCCTTTACCTCTAGAATCTCACCTCGTGGTCCACCATGCCCTCCCTGAAGAGGCCCCCAGCCGGTCCTGGTTCCCACGGGACCCGTACGCGCGCTTCGCGCTCGTGTCGTGCGCCGCCGCGGCGGCTGCGGTCGCCCTCCTCGGAGTGACCCTGCTCGGCGGGCTCGAACCCGCGGACGCGCGGACCGGCTCCCAGCCGCCGGAGACCGAACTGGACAGCGGTCGCTACAAGATCACACCGATCGGGGCCGCGGTGGCCGAGGGGGACTTCGCCACCGAGGTCCAGGTCCGGGTCGACATCGAGAACAGCGACTCCGACCCGATCCCCTTCTTCGACATCGGGAGCACCTCCCAACTGACCCTCCAGCCCGGCGGCACCGAACTGACATCCCCCTCACTCCGCTTCCTGCGGTACCCGTCCCGCGACGTGATCGACCTCCAGCCGCACATGCCCGAGGAGGCCCTCCTGGCCTGGGCCGTGGAGAACCCCGGCGACCTCGACGGCACGGCCGAGGTGCTCCTGACGGTGCACAAGGCGGAGAAGATCCAGGGCAGCGGCGGCACCGAGCCCCTGTGGGTCCGAGGCGACAAGGTGGTCGGCTCCGTGCTGCTGCCCCTGGGAGAGGGCTGACATGCCCCCTCGCACCCGCAACACCCCGCTCCGGTTCGCGCTCTGCCTGGCCCTGGTCGTGGCGACCCTCGCCCTCCATCGGTTCCAGGTCGCCGACCACGACATCGTCGGACCCATCACCACCTCCGGTGAGCGCGACGAAGAGGTGGCCACGGACGACTTCACCGTCGAGGTGACCGACGTGCGGCTGGCCGACACCGTCGTCGACACCGCACGTCTGGACCCCGAACCGGTCGAGGCCAACGGGGTGTGGGTCGTCGTGGAGGCGCGCGTCACCGCGACGCACTCCCCCATCAACGCCACCCGGGTCGCGTTGGAGACCGCCGACGGCACGACCTACTCGGCGTCGACCTGGTTCCAGAGCTCCCTGAACGGCTCCACCCGGTTCTCCACGGCCATGACCACCCAAGGCGTGTTCGTCTTCGAGGCCCCCGAGGACCGGTTGGACTCCCCCGCCCTGGTGCTCACCAACACGAACAGGTCCGGGTCGCGCCTGGCCGCGCAGGCCTCCGTCGACCTCGGGGTCGACGCCGACGACCTGAAGGGGGAACGCGGTGAGGTCGAGCTGACCGAACCCGAGACCCGAACGGGGGAGAGCTCCGATGCACCCGCCTGACCCCCGTGACCCGCGGCGCCGCCCGCCCCGACCCGGACCGGACCAGGACCCGCGGTGGCCGGCCCCCGGCAACCCGGGGCAGCAGCCGGGCCCGCAGTGGCCGGGATACCGGCAGCCGCCCGGCCCCCAGCAGGGGCCGGTTCCCCCGGACCGTGCGTTCCCGCCGAACGGCCCCGGAACCCCGGACCGCCGTGATCCGGCGCCTCCCCGCGCGCGGAGACCGACCCCATCCCCGGAGCAGGGGCCGGCCCCGCAGCACGCTCAGGGCCCCGTTCCGCCGCCCGGACAGGGACCATGGCCCGCCGGACGGCCGGGCCCGCCCGAACCGCGACCGCCAGCTGTTCCGCCGCCCGCCCCCGACAGGGGCAGACCCCGGCACGCGCGCCCCCTGTGGAAGGACCTCAAGCTCCCCTACGCGGCGGCGCTGCTGGTCCTGCTACCCCTCGCGCTCGGCGTCCCGTACTGGACCGAGGCCGCGCTCACCGCCGAGCGCGGATGGATCGTGCCCGATCCGCAGCCGGTCGCGGCGGGCGAGACCGTCGAACTCGCCGGAAGCGAGTGGTACGTGACCGGGTACGGCCTGAGCACCTTCGCTGAGGACTCCGACCTGGCGGGCATGGCCGCGATCGACGTCGGTTTCCACGTCATCCCCGGCGACGACCGGGCGAGCGAACTGCTGGAGAACCAGTGCCGGTTCCGCGCGGTGGACGGGCAGGGACGGTCCTGGGAGCCCACCACCGAGTTCTCGTCGCGTGACACCGGAGACCTCGACCCCGGAAACATCATGTCCGGTTGCAGGAACGCCGACTCCGAACCGATCACCCCCGGAGAGGACCAGCTGCTGATCGTGACGTTCAAGGTCCCCGCCGACGTGGTGGAGGAGCTGCGCTACGAGGTGCGTGTCGCCACCCGGCCGGAACCGGACGCGCCCAGCCCCGCGGCACTGCTGTTCTCCGCCGACGAGTTGGGCGGAGGGGACTGATCCGGCGGAGAAGTCGGCTCAGTGGCGGCGTGCCGAACGGCTGAGCACGTGCGTGACGGCCGTGCGCGCCCGTCGCCCGCCAGAACCCTCGTCGACCTTGCGCAGGGCGATCTCGAAGGCCGCCGCGAGCAGGCAGACGCGCAGCAGCTCCCGGGCGGCCTCGACGAGGAAGTCGATCGGCCCCAGCCACAGCCACCAGTCGGCCAGGAAGTCCCCCGGGCCGCCGATCACGAACACCAGCCGGTGCAGCTGGCTGAACCCGACCTCGACGAGCGTGTAGAGGAAGGCGAAGGTCAGGTAGAAGACCGGCCCGACCGTGAGGACGAACCGGAAGGCGTTCAGGAACGGTGTGTACTTGTCCATCAGGTCCTGCCCGCCCGCCCGGCCGAAGCCGCGGCTGAACCGGCTGAACCGGCTGAGCGCCTGGCCGAGCTGGGACCTGCGGTGCCGCTCGAACAGCACCGCGTCCTCGTCGATCTCGGCGCGGTAGACGACCGCGGCGATGGTCAGCCACAGCAGCGGGGCCAGCAGGCTCGCCTTGACCGCCGCCCACAGGGACGCCAGCATTCCGAGCAGCGCCACGTACACGTCGACGTCCGTGAAGCCGACGAGGCCCCCTGCCCAGTTGAATGTGAGGCTGAGGGCTTCCTGGGCCTGGACCCAGACCTCCCGCCCCTTCACCCACGCCTCCACGCGGTTCAGCGCGACACCGATGGAGAACACCAACATGAACATCCACACGGCCTCGAACAGCGCCGTGAGCACGCCCAGCACACCGTTCCTGCTCTTACGGTAGAAGAACTCGCACACCCGGCGCAGCAGCCACGCGACCAGCGCGACCACCAGTGGCAGCCCCACCGCGTTCACCTCGTGCGGTGCCGCGAAGGATTCGAGGCCGCCGTCGTTGAGCAGTCCGACGCTGTAGGTCTCGAACTCCTCGCCGATCAGGCCCCAGGCGCTGTAGAAGACCAGGAACGGCAGGATCGCCAGGACCACCCCGTCCACCACGCGCCGCTCCCGCTGCGCCATCGTGGTGCGGCCCTTCGAGCCGGGGTCGTTGCTCAGTTCCGCGTCGACCAGTTGGAGGCTGGGCCTGACCAGGTGGAACATGACGATGGTGGTGGCGAGGGTGACCAGCAAGGTCAGGCCGAGCCCGGCCAGGCCGATCGCCTGGTGCACACCGGCGACCTGGACCAGCCCGCGCATGAGCCACCAGTGCACCATGTACCCGATGCTGTAGGCGCACAGCAGAGGAGCCCAGTACCGTCCGAGGAGGACGAGGGTGTACGCGGGCAGGATCGCCGTGGAAGAGGTCGTGCGAGCCATAGGTTCAAGAGATTAGCGGGAATGATTTCCACGCATTCCCGTTGTCCACAGGCTGTGGACGGGCGAAGGTGTGATCGTCGGACACGAGCGACCGCTCTGGTTGGAGGGCTTGATGCAGGAGGGCGACGGAAACGGCTGGGTGGAACTGCCCGACGGCTCCCGGAGGTGGGGGCTGTACGGTGCTGCCGGGTTGCTGTTGTACGCCACCGACATGGCCGGTTCCGGTCACGTGCTGCTCCAGCACCGCGCGGGCTGGACGCACATGGGCGACACCTGGGGCATCCCCGGCGGGGCCCGCAACCGGGACGAGACCCCGTTGGAGGCCGCCGTACGCGAGTTCCGCGAGGAGGTCTCCGGCGACCTCGACGACTACACGGTCCTGGGCAGCCACGAACAGGACCTGACGGTGTGGCGCTACGACACGTTCCTGCTGCGCGTGCCGACCCTGACCCCGTTCCGTCCCGGGAACTCCGAGAGCGAGGAGATCCGGTGGGTCGGGGTGGAGCAGGCCGAGGCCCTTCCCCTGCTGCCCGCCTTCCGCACCGCCTGGCCCCACCTGCGGGACGGCCTCGGTTCGGCGACGGTCAGCGGCGATCTGCTGTGATCGGCAGCGGGTCGGGGGTTCTCGGCCCGTAGGGGACCGACGGCGCGGGCTTCCATGAGTCCCGCCGTACGGGCACTTCCGGATCGGGATGAGCGTTGGTACCGACAGGGGCAGCGCTCGCACCCGTCTGAGATGATTGGTGTCGGCTTCGCCCGCTGGGTGAGGTGCCAGGGCACCGTCTCAGGGGTAAAACCAGGGACGGGCCCTGATGTGCTGGCCGCCCCGGCCCTGCATGCTGTAGGGAACGGCCCTGCGAAGAGCGGGAGCCACGCGATTCGACTGGAGCTGTGAACATGACGCTGGAGCGCGGTAACGCATTCACTCCCGTCGCCTCGGCGGCGATGATCTGGCCGTGGGGGCCGTCCGTGGTCGGCGGCACCGTAGCCGGTGCGCTCTCCTTCCTGGCCAACTTCGGCCTGGCCGGTGTACCCGTCGCGGTCACCACCGGCATCTTCTTCTTCGCCCTGATCGGCGGAATCGGCGGCGTGATCAGCAAGAAGAGCGACCGCCGCGGCCGCCGCTGGGCGGCCACCTACCCGTTCCGCTACGCGGCCGCCCCGGCCATGATCGGCGGTGGGGCCGCCGCTATCGTGAGCTACATCGTGAGCGTTGTCACCAGCTTCGCGATCTTCAGCGGGATTTTCGGCGGTCTCTGGACGGGACTCGGTGTGGGCCTGACCCTGTGGGTCATCATCGGTGTCGTGGCCGCGGTCGCCGGAAACAAGAAGTAGGGGCTTTCGGGTGGTGGTTCTGCGCCACCGTGATGAAGGTGGGGAACAGAAGGGCCTAGGCTCGATGTTTTCCGCCAAGGAGCGGATGGACCACACCTCACCTACGGGAGACAACCGGCGCCGATGACTGAAGCTGCTCGTCAGAAGATGGTCGAGCGGGTCCGAGGGCTCCTTCGCATGGCGGAGGACCCCTCGGTCACTGATGCCGAGAGCCAGGCGTTCACCGCCAAGGCCGCCGAGCTGATGACCCGCCACGCGATCGCCGAGGCCGAGGCCCGCGCCGAAAGGGGCGAGGAACCGGACGCGATCAGCCGCATGGACTACACCGTCGCGGGTGTGGGCGGCCACGGCAAGGCCCGGGTCAAGGCCCTGGCCGACATCGCCGCCGCCTACGGCTGCCAGTCGGCGGTGCGCGGAAACAACTCCGAGAACACCGAACGCACCATCATCCTGGTGGGGACGGTCAGCGCTCTG
This DNA window, taken from Nocardiopsis exhalans, encodes the following:
- a CDS encoding NUDIX hydrolase; translation: MQEGDGNGWVELPDGSRRWGLYGAAGLLLYATDMAGSGHVLLQHRAGWTHMGDTWGIPGGARNRDETPLEAAVREFREEVSGDLDDYTVLGSHEQDLTVWRYDTFLLRVPTLTPFRPGNSESEEIRWVGVEQAEALPLLPAFRTAWPHLRDGLGSATVSGDLL
- a CDS encoding membrane protein, giving the protein MTLERGNAFTPVASAAMIWPWGPSVVGGTVAGALSFLANFGLAGVPVAVTTGIFFFALIGGIGGVISKKSDRRGRRWAATYPFRYAAAPAMIGGGAAAIVSYIVSVVTSFAIFSGIFGGLWTGLGVGLTLWVIIGVVAAVAGNKK